The following are encoded together in the Arvicanthis niloticus isolate mArvNil1 chromosome 11, mArvNil1.pat.X, whole genome shotgun sequence genome:
- the Abhd12b gene encoding protein ABHD12B, which translates to MEARDCDAALEPGPPACSCVASWWAMVLRNLRLFPRSCSALQQKIAAEYRSFTSKSLKEHIFPPLMNMLIYFNFFKCPLLVDLKRPETKIAHTVNFFLRSEPGVLLGIWHTVPSCRGEEAKGKCRCWYEAALSDGNPIIIYLHGSAQHRATPVRIKLAQVLSDGGFHVLSVDYRGFGDSTGTPTEEGLTTDAICVYEWTKARSGRTPVCLWGHSLGTGVVTNAARALEAKGCPADAIILEAPFTNMWEATINYPLLKIYQKLPRCLKMLMDALKEDRIVFPNDENVKFLSSPLLILHGEDDRTVPLECGKQLYEIARSAYRNKDRVKMVVFPPGFHHNLLCESPMLIRSVRDFLSQQWA; encoded by the exons ATGGAAGCTAGGGACTGTGATGCAGCCTTGGAGCCAGGGCCCCCTGCTTGTTCCTGTGTTGCCTCCTGGTGGGCTATGGTCCTGAGGAACCTGAG GCTTTTCCCACGCTCCTGCTCAGCACTCCAGCAGAAAATCGCTGCTGAGTATAGAAGCTTCACAAGTAAATCTCTCAAGGAACACATTTTCCCTCCGCTGATGAATATgctgatatattttaattttt TTAAATGTCCCCTTCTTGTGGATTTAAAGAGACCTGAGACAAAGATTGCTCACACAGTGAACTTCTTCCTCAGGTCTGAGCCTGGGGTGTTGCTTGGCATCTG GCACACAGTCCCCAGCTGCCGGGGGGAAGAGGCCAAGGGGAAGTGTCGATGTTGGTATGAAGCAGCTCTCAGTGATGGGAACCCGATTATTATTTATCTCCATGGCAGTGCACAACACAG GGCGACTCCTGTGAGAATTAAGCTGGCACAG GTGCTGAGTGATGGCGGCTTCCATGTCTTGTCTGTGGACTACAGAG GGTTTGGGGATTCTACAGGAACACCCACAGAGGAGGGACTAACCACAGATGCTATTTGTGTCTATGAATGGACCAAGGCAAGAAGTGGTAGAACTCCTGTATGTCTGTGGGGCCATTCTCTGGGGACAGG AGTCGTAACAAATGCTGCGAGAGCACTAGAGGCAAAAG gaTGTCCAGCTGATGCCATTATCTTAGAAGCTCCATTTACCAACATGTGGGAAGCGACTATCAATTATCCTTTGCTAAAG atttaccAGAAGCTTCCAAGATGTTTAAAAATGCTTATGGATGCCCTTAAAGAAGACAGAATAGTCTTCCCTAATGATGAAAA TGTGAAGTTTCTGTCGTCCCCGCTTCTCATCTTGCATGGAGAAGACGACAGGACAGTGCCTCTGGAGTGTGGAAAGCAG CTCTATGAAATTGCACGCAGTGCCTACAGGAACAAAGACAGGGTCAAAATGGTTGTCTTTCCTCCTGGCTTCCATCACAACCTTCTCTGTGAAAGCCCCATGCTGATAAGAAGTGTGAG AGACTTCCTGAGCCAGCAGTGGGCATGA